One window of Lemur catta isolate mLemCat1 chromosome 3, mLemCat1.pri, whole genome shotgun sequence genomic DNA carries:
- the LOC123634591 gene encoding pepsin B-like: MKILVLVLACLYLSEGVQRIIMKKGKSIRQAMEEQGVLEQFLRDYPKVDPAAKYHFNTDAVAYEPITNYLDSFYFGEISIGTPPQNFLVLFDTGSSNLWVPSTYCQSQACSNHNRFNPSLSSTFKINGQTYTLSYGSGSLSVVLGYDTVTVQDITINNQEFGLSENEPTIPFYYSDFDGILGMGYPGMAVGDAPTVMQGMLQQGQLTQPIFSFYFSRQPTHQYGGEVILGGVDTRLYFDPIVWTPVTQEFYWQIAIQEFLIGDQDTGLCSQGCQAIVDTGTFLLAVPLQYMDSFLQATGAQQAENGDFVVNCNYVQSLPTVTFIISGARFPLPPSAYVFSNNGYCKLGIEPTYLPSRSGQPLWILGNVFLKEYYSVYDMANNMVGFAFSA; encoded by the exons ATGAAGATCCTGGTCTTGGTCTTAGCTTGTCTATATCTCTCAGAAGGTGTGCAAAG AATCATTATGAAGAAAGGCAAGTCTATCCGCCAGGCGATGGAGGAGCAGGGTGTACTGGAGCAGTTCCTAAGAGACTACCCAAAGGTTGATCCAGCTGCCAAGTATCATTTCAATACTGATGCTGTTGCTTATGAGCCCATCACCAACTACCTGGAT TCTTTCTACTTTGGGGAGATCAGCATTGGGACACCACCTCAAAATTTCCTAGTTCTCTTTGATACGGGCTCCTCCAACCTGTGGGTGCCTTCCACCTACTGCCAGAGCCAGGCCTGCT CCAATCACAACAGATTCAACCCCAGCCTGTCCTCCACCTTCAAAATCAATGGGCAAACCTATACACTGTCCTATGGGAGTGGCAGCCTGAGCGTGGTCCTGGGATATGACACCGTGACT GTTCAGGACATCACCATCAATAACCAGGAGTTCGGCCTGAGTGAGAATGAGCCCACCATCCCCTTCTACTATTCAGACTTTGATGGGATCCTGGGAATGGGCTACCCAGGCATGGCGGTGGGGGATGCCCCAACAGTCATGCAGGGGATGCTGCAGCAGGGCCAGCTCACTCAGCCCATCTTCAGCTTCTACTTCTCTCG CCAACCAACCCATCAGTACGGTGGAGAGGTCATCTTGGGAGGTGTGGACACCAGACTTTATTTTGATCCGATTGTCTGGACCCCTGTCACCCAGGAATTTTACTGGCAGATTGCCATCCAGGA ATTTTTAATTGGCGACCAGGACACCGGCTTGTGCTCCCAGGGCTGCCAGGCCATCGTGGATACCGGCACCTTCCTGTTGGCTGTTCCCCTGCAGTACATGGACTCCTTCCTGCAGGCAACAGGAGCCCAGCAGGCTGAGAATGGTGAT TTTGTGGTCAACTGCAACTACGTGCAGAGCTTGCCCACCGTCACCTTCATCATCAGCGGGGCCCggttccctctgcctccctccgcCTATGTCTTCAGT AACAATGGTTACTGCAAGCTCGGGATTGAGCCCACCTACCTGCCCTCTCGCAGTGGGCAGCCCCTGTGGATTCTGGGAAATGTCTTCCTCAAGGAATATTACTCTGTCTATGACATGGCCAACAACATGGTGGGCTTTGCCTTCTCTGCCTAG